A part of Salvelinus alpinus chromosome 23, SLU_Salpinus.1, whole genome shotgun sequence genomic DNA contains:
- the LOC139550353 gene encoding dynein, cytoplasmic 1, intermediate chain 2a-like isoform X2 has translation MADKQDKSELKAELERKKQRLAQIREEKKRKEEEKNKKKDGSDSKRGGEGGAAGAPDSSDLEKKRREAEALLQSMGIAPDITNVPAPMSPSAKSMCSETGSQDSGDGNSRTLHWDPDPSTLQLHSDSELLGRGLRLGMAKVTQVDFPPKQSVSYSKETQTPTCTQTHTQAKPEEEEEMAEPKPAEESQEEKADQEEKQEEVPPKDLTEEEKMQLLHSEEFMTFFDRGSRIVERALSERVDVCFDYSGRDLEDKEGEMQAGAKISLNRAFSDERWSKNRVVTCLDWSPQYPELLVASYNNNEDAPHEPDGVALVWNMKFKKTTPEYTFHCQSAVMSAAFARFHPNLVVGGTYSGQIVLWDNRSNKRTPVQRTPLSASAHTHPVYCVNVVGTQNAHNLISISTDGKMCSWSLDMLSQPQDSLELVFKQSKAVAVTSMAFPLGDVNNFVVGSEDGSVYTACRHGSKAGISDVFEGHHGPVTGLSCHSAGGPVDFSHLFISSSFDWTVKLWTTKSTRPLYSFEDSCDYVYDVMWSPTHPALFACVDGSGRLDLWNLNNDTEVPSASVCVNGSPALNRVRWAHSGREIATGDSDGQVLVYDVGEQICVPKADEWTRLVHTLVEINENRDEGEELAAQRLVA, from the exons ATGGCAGATAAACAGGATAAGAGTGAGCTGAAGGCGGAGCTGGAGAGGAAGAAACAACGTCTGGCCCAAATCAGAGAGGAAAagaagagaaaggaggaggagaagaacaagaagaaggaT gGGTCTGACTCTAAGCGGGGAGGGGAGGGCGGTGCAGCTGGGGCGCCAGACTCGTCTGAcctggagaagaagaggagagaggctgaAGCTCTACTGCAGAGCATGGGGATCGCCCCTGATATAACCAATg TCCCCGCCCCTATGTCTCCCTCAGCCAAATCAATGTGCAGCGAGACAGGAAGCCAGGACTCTGGAGATGGAAACTCTAg GACGTTACACTGGGATCCTGACCCCTCTACTCTGCAGCTGCACTCTGACTCCGAACTACTGGg GCGTGGTTTGAGGCTTGGCATGGCAAAGGTGACCCAGGTGGATTTCCCACCCAAACAGTCTGTGTCCTACTCCAAGGAGACACAGACCCCCacctgtacacaaacacacacacaggccaaacCAG aggaggaggaggagatggccGAGCCCAAGCCAGCAGAGGAGTCCCAGGAGGAAAAAGCTGATCAGGAAGAGAAGCAGGAAGAAG tccctCCCAAAGATCTGACTGAAGAGGAGAAGATGCAGCTTCTCCACTCGGAGGAATTCATGACGTTCTTCGATCGAGGGAGCAGGATTGTGGAGCGCGCTCTGTCTGAACGAGTGGACGTCTGCTTTGACTACAGTGGCAGAGACCTGGAAGACAAGGAGGG TGAGATGCAGGCGGGGGCTAAGATATCTCTGAACAGGGCGTTCTCTGACGAACGTTGGTCCAAGAACAGAGTGGTCACCTGTCTGGACTGGTCTCCTCAG TACCCTGAGCTGCTGGTGGCCTCCTACAACAACAACGAGGATGCTCCTCATGAGCCTGACGGAGTGGCTTTGGTCTGGAACATGAAGTTCAAGAAGACAACACCTGAATACACCTTCCACTGCCAG TCTGCAGTGATGTCAGCAGCGTTCGCCAGATTCCATCCTAACCTGGTCGTGGGTGGGACTTACTCAGGCCAGATCGTCCTATGGGACAACAGGAGCAACAAGAGAACACCTGTACAGAGAACTCCTCTTTCTGCATCCGCTCACACG CACCCAGTGTACTGTGTGAACGTGGTGGGGACCCAGAATGCGCACAACCTCATCAGCATCTCGACTGATGGAAAGATGTGCTCCTGGAGCCTGGACATGCTGTCTCAACCACAG GACAGTCTGGAGCTGGTGTTTAAGCAGTCGAAGGCAGTAGCAGTGACCTCCATGGCTTTTCCTCTGGGTGATGTGAACAACTTTGTGGTCGGGAGTGAAGATGGATCAGTCTACACCGCCTGCCGCCACGGGAg TAAAGCAGGTATCAGTGATGTGTTTGAGGGACATCATGGCCCGGTCACTGGACTGAGCTGTCACAGTGCCGGGGGTCCCGTGGATTTCTCCCATCTGTTCATCTCTTCCTCCTTCGACTGGACCGTCAAGCTGTGGACCACCAag agtaccCGTCCTCTGTATTCATTTGAGGACAGCTGTGACTATGTGTATGATGTCATGTGGTCTCCCACACACCCCGCCCTCTTCGCCTGTGTAGATGGATCTGGACGCCTGGACCTGTGGAACCTCAACAACGACACAGAG GTGCCcagtgcaagtgtgtgtgtgaatgggtctCCTGCTCTGAACCGTGTGCGGTGGGCTCACTCAGGGAGAGAGATCGCTACAGGAGACTCAGACGGACAGGTGCTGGTCTATGACGTAGGGGAG CAAATCTGTGTGCCCAAGGCAGATGAATGGACCCGTTTGGTGCACACGCTGGTGGAGATCAACGAGAACCGCGATGAAGGAGAGGAGCTGGCCGCGCAGCGCCTAGTCGCCTGA